A single region of the Paraburkholderia sp. SOS3 genome encodes:
- a CDS encoding BON domain-containing protein, which yields MKTHGSVKRDVEQELLWDRGVDARAIKVKLVGGAVALNGTVLNNAQRNEALRAAQRAAPDVVIHDNLIVKCPDNGQCADSTLADEIRATLEQCERLRHAAIDVAVADGRVTLTGLVDAPAQRDEAAVLLRDIPGIADIENRIATRLGEAERTVADSIATALQGSGLHAAESIVVDVRDGIVRLTGTCSSTKQKEIACEAAWKAKGVRWVVDQLHIG from the coding sequence GTGAAGACGCATGGAAGCGTAAAGCGCGACGTCGAGCAGGAGTTGCTCTGGGACAGGGGCGTCGACGCGCGCGCGATCAAGGTCAAGCTGGTCGGGGGAGCGGTCGCACTCAACGGAACCGTCCTGAACAACGCACAAAGAAACGAGGCACTGCGGGCTGCCCAGCGGGCCGCGCCGGACGTGGTGATTCATGACAATCTGATCGTGAAGTGTCCTGATAACGGCCAGTGTGCGGACTCGACGCTGGCCGACGAGATCCGCGCGACGCTCGAGCAGTGCGAAAGGCTGCGTCATGCGGCGATCGACGTCGCCGTGGCGGACGGCCGCGTGACGCTCACGGGGCTCGTCGACGCGCCGGCGCAGCGCGACGAGGCCGCCGTGCTGCTGAGGGATATTCCGGGCATTGCCGACATCGAAAACCGGATCGCGACGCGTTTGGGCGAAGCGGAACGCACGGTCGCGGACAGCATCGCGACGGCGCTGCAAGGGTCCGGGTTGCATGCGGCCGAATCGATCGTCGTCGATGTGCGCGATGGCATCGTGCGCCTGACGGGCACCTGCAGTTCGACGAAGCAGAAGGAAATCGCCTGCGAGGCCGCGTGGAAGGCAAAGGGCGTGCGCTGGGTCGTGGACCAGTTGCATATCGGCTGA